A segment of the Marinomonas posidonica IVIA-Po-181 genome:
TCCTTGCAGAACTTGATAGAGCTGACGACATTGTTGCTGACTTTGCGCCAAGGATAAGCGGCCAAACGCACCGTATGGCATCACGCCAGTCAGTGCTAAACGCTGTAAAAACACTTGCTCTTCGCCATTCAACATGGCTTGTAATAAGGCATCTTTTAATTGATAACCCGTTAAACCATCAAGTGTAAAGGGTTCGTCTTCCAGCTCTTGCTCTTCTTTTAAGGACAAGTACGCTTTCAGCCGACGCTGAGTAAAATAACGCGTCGGATGACTCATAAAGCGCACTATTTCATCTAAAGCCAATGTATCGGTACCTTGCTCAAACGTGGCTAAAGGTGAAACGTCTCGCTCAACGTCTTGCTTCTTCGTCATCAAGGCTGGCAGCCAATGCTGGTTAAAACTGTAAAAAACGGACGGGCTATTTCCCATTTGATAATACAGTCGGTTGAAAGGCTGTAATGGGTGTTCAGTCACCACTTTATGTAAAAAAGCCTGTTGCGAACTATCTGGCGCAAGGTCTTGATCCTCATCAAAGACACAACTCTGACCTAAGTACTCCAGTAATTCGCTCAATAAGATGGATGGATTTTTCTCGCTGTTGTCCTGAATACTGCGACCGACATAGCTCAAGTAAAACACCTCTCGAGCAGACATTAAGGCTTCTAGGAAGAGGTATTTGTCGTCTTCACGGCGACTACGGTCACCACTGCGATAATGGCCAACCATCAAATCAAAGCCCATCGGCGCCACACTGCGAGGATAATCTCCCTCGTTTAACCCTAAAACACAGATCACTTTAAACGGCACAGAACGCATTGGCATCAGGGTGCAGAAGTTGACTCGGCCGGCTAAAAATCGCTGACTACCTTGCGATTCTTGTAGCCTTGGCGCGAGCAATTGTCTGACCACTAATTGGTCTAAAACGTCGTTATATTGGGCATGCTGCCACTCCGACATTAACGCATCAAGCTGATTCGACAATAACTCTCGAAATGTGTCCTGTTCTTCCAGTAAGAAAAAATCGTCCGCCAAGGCATACAAGGTTTTCACCCAGCCACTCGGTTGCAGTGGTTGCTGTAAACTCTCTTGTGCTTGATGTATCAACGCCAGAAATTCAGCGAGCTTACCAGCGACCACCGCTTCTAATCCTTCGACATCCCCATAACTCAAGGTTTCTTGCCAAATATGATCGTGCCCCATGGCATACCCCAACAACATACGACGGACACCATTTAGCCAAGTATGAGAGACTTGTTTTGGCAGCTGATGTTGTTGTGCCGTTTGTTCATCCAATCCCCAACGAATACCCACTTCCACTGACCATTGACGGATCCGGTCAAGCTCATGAGCGGAAAGATCAAAGCGGGCCATTACCGCTGGCACTTCTAAGACACTGATCAATTCCGACAAGGTAAAGCGACTTTCGCCCAATCCCAACAGATATAAATACGCATCAACAATGGGGTTTTCCATGCCACCTGATTGATCAATCAGCGCGAATGGAATGTGTTTATTGCCTTCAGCTTGACCAAACACAGCACGAACAAACGGGCTGTAAGTATTCACATCCGGCAACATAACAATGATGTCTTTCGGCGTCAGCTGTGGATCACGCTCAAACATATCGAGCAATTGATCGTGCAATACTTCCACTTCTCGTAACGGACTGTGGCACACATGCACACGAATGCTCTGATCATCGGCTGCGATTGGATGTCGATAGCCGCTGTTACTTAAATGAAGATCGGTTTCTTGTTGCGCGCCATGGTTTTCAAGGGTTAAAACATCCTGCTGAACCCATTGTAAAAGCCCTGAGCGATCAGATGTTTGGTAATCTTCGAACACCTCTAATTCATCGTTTGCAATGTCTTGTAGTTGCCCTATGTAATCTCTTCCTAAGCGTCCCCAACTGGCGAGCAAAGGGTTAGCATCAAGGTGTAACGCCTCTAATCGCAAACCCGGCTTTACATTCTGACGCTTAATTTCACGCCCAAGATAATGCTTATCCACTATATCGCCCCAGTAAAAACGACACGGATTCTGTAGAAATAAGTGCATCTCAATCCAACCAGAATCTGCCAGGACACGAAGAGACTCTAGGGTATTGGGCGGTAAGGAAGACACCCCAAAAATAAAGATTCGCTCCGGTACACCACTTGGTCGCACGCCCGATGCACAGGCTTCGGTTAGAGCTTCGATTAAATTACCACGGTGATAAAGAGAGGCACCTTGCTGACTGATGTCTGAGACGAGATCGCGCCATAAAATGGCTTGCCAAGGCTGTTCTAAAAAATGCTGCTGTAAAAATGGATCATCAACATGATTGGCCTCCCAAGCGGCAATCCAATCTGGTCGATACACCAAATATTGATCATAAATATCCGCAATACTGCTACACAGTTGAAAACATCGAACCTGACTGTCATCCTCACTGAGATACCAAGCTAACGCCGCAAACTCAGGCTCAGCCAACCTGAATTCTAAAATGCGCATTAGGCGCCAAACTAAAAACGGCTTATTAAATTCACTTTGTGGCGGTATATCAGATAAAGCTTGTTTAAAGGTATGCCAAACAAAAGTAGACGGCAGAGGAAAGGTTAATCCGGCTGAAATGGAATGAGATTCCGCTAAGCGCATTTTTAACCACTGCGCCATACCAGGGTTCTGCACCAGAATGTGTTCGTCATCAAATGGGTTGTCTGGCGGTGATACCGCCAAGATCTTCGCCAGTAATACAGCCAGATCCTCTAACCGATTACCTGTATATAGCCGAAACATTCTGTGTCCTTAACGACATTTATCGCCACAATGCAAAGTCATAAAGAGATAAGAATACCACAACAAAACACTAAGAATTAAGCCGAACAAAGAGAGTTTGGTGGAGCTAAGCGGGATCGAACCGCTGACCTCTTGCATGCCATGCAAGCGCTCTCCCAGCTGAGCTATAGCCCCACATCACGCGATTGCGTTTTGCAGAAGGTTTTCAAAACCTTAAAGGGAAGTGTTTTATGGTGGAGCTAAGCGGGATCGAACCGCTGACCTCTTGCATGCCATGCAAGCGCTCTCCCAGCTGAGCTATAGCCCCACAAAACAGCGCAGAATTTTATGGGTGCGGATGTTTCCTGTCAATCCCTTATTCTGAATATTTAATGCTATTCTAAATATTCAGAATAAGGGATGCACAAAAAAACATTGATCCCATTAAACAAATCTTAATCAGCCAACTTAGAGCAATATATGATTGACTTTCCAACTGTGTTAGATGACTTAATGATGGCTCAACAACCCATTCTCAAACGCAATAAAGAGATTTTTGGTTATGAACTGTTATTCCGTGGAATGGATGCCCAAAAAGCACAATTCTCAGATGGTGAATTAGCAACCAGCCAAGTACTGGTCAACCTCTGTATTGGAATTACTAAGCTAGAATCACAGTTGAAAAAACCATTTTTCGTTAACATGACCACAGAACTCATGTTATCAGATGCATTTTTACCGATCGACCATGATACGGTTTACATTGAAATCTTAGAAAGCCAGCGACTGACACCAGAATTCTATCAAGCCGTCGAAAAATGGCGAGTGGCAGGTTATCGCTTTGCTTTGGATGATTACCAGTTTAAAGCGGATTACGAAGCTTTATTGCCTTGGGTTTCCATTGTCAAAGTTGATGTTCTTGCCACACCACCAGAAAAATACATGGCTGAGATTGCAGCACTAAAACGTCGCGGTATGGTTTTACTAGCAGAAAAAGTGGAAAACGAAGCCATGTTTAAGCTTTGTAAGAAACTTGGCTTTGACCTCTTTCAAGGGTATTTTTTGCAGCGCCCTGAGCTCATCAAAGGCAAAAAAATTGATTCAGCAACCCATGGTGCCATTGAACTGGTGAACGCCCTCCAAGACAAAGACATTAGTATTGATGAGATTTCTCAATTGGTAGAAAAGAACCCCAAACTGTCTTATCAGTTACTCAGAATTCTAAACAGTCCGGTTTGTGGCATTGCCAAAAAAGTTGTCTCAATCAAGGAAGCGGTTATCTTTTTAGGCCTAGTAAAACTAAAACGATGGGCATTACTAATCACTTTAACATCATCCACATCTCAGCCTAACGCTTTGCTAAAAGTACTGTTAACCCGAGCAAGGTACTGCCAACTTCTGGCTGAAAAAGAGCAAGCATCGCTATCTGAATCCGCTTTTATGGTTGGCCTAATGTCCGGAATAGACGCGGTATTTAATGTTGAGAAGCAAGTAATACTAGAACAAACAGCACTAGAGAACGACGTTCTTGACGCCATTCTTCATCAATCTGGAGAGTTAGGACACTACTTAACACTGGCAATAAGCTGCGAAGAGCAACAATGGCAACACATCGAAACATTAAACAAAACACCTCTCTCTGAGCTAAATCGAGCTTTTCTCGATGCCATGCTTTGGTCAGACGAAGTCATGCGCTCAATTTCTTAATTATTTTTCGTTAAACAATTGACAGTCAAAGAAAAAAACATAGAATACGTGTCACCTTTTTCAAGGCCAGTGTGGTGGAATTGGTAGACACGACGGATTCAAAATCCGTTGCCGAAAGGCGTGGCGGTTCGAGTCCGCCTACTGGTACCAACATTAAAAAAGCGCTTATGTATGACATAAGCGCTTTTTTTATTTCCTACAGCCAAGCTAAAACTCTTCAAACCCCTGTGTCACATAGTCGGGCAAATCTTCTTCTTTAGGAATGGGCATTGAATGTCCAGACTCGTCAATGGCCACAAATTTAAACAGGCCTTCCGTGACTTTTTCTCTGTGTCCAATACGCCCTCTTCGCACCCATGCTTCCACCATGATATTCATAGAGGTGCGACCAACCGATTCAACCCTTGTATAAACACCCAAGATGTCTCCAACTTTTACAGGCCGAATGAAACTCATCCCATCTAAAGCGACGGTGACCACTCGCGACTGTGCCCTCTGTCCGGCACAAATCCCCGCGGCGATGTCCATTTGAGAGACAACCCAGCCACCAAAAATATCACCCGCTGGGTTGGTATCAGCTGGCATAGCCACAGTACGGGTGGTTAAACGACCTTTAGCTTTAATTTCAGGATTCGACATATGGTTTCCTATTAATGCGGCTCATGACATTTGTATCTCAGTCATGACCTTAGTATGGACCGAGTTAGCAATAAAGCATTCTTCATGGGAGAGATGATGCAAATGCTCAAGCATAGCAAAGTCAGCGTGAAGATCCCCAGAAAAAGTCACCCTAGGTCGTAATATCACCTCTGTCATCGCCATTTTTCCAGCATCATTTTTTGCCATAACCCCCACGGCATCATCTCGATATTCATCAATGATAAAACCTTTTTGGGCCGCAATGGATAGAAAGAACAACATATGACAACTGGACAAAGAAGCCACAAATGCTTCTTCAGGGTCAACGTTTTCATCAACAGAATATCTAGGAACAATGTGTGATGATGAAGAAGCGGGAAGTTTTACGCCACCATCAAATAGCCAATAGTGGCCACGGCTGTATCGATTATCGGTAAAGAGTTCATCCTCTTGTCTTGTCCAAACGACCTGTGCCGTATACTTCGCCATATTGCCTCCACTATTAATTATAGGCGATCTACAATGTGACCTCTCCGCTGACGATCTGCTGATTTAAAATCACCAACTCCGCCAGGCTTATCGGTTTAGAGATATAATAGCCTTGCATCAAGTCACAACCTTTTGTCACCAAACGATCATACAGGAGCTTACTTTCCACGCCCTCAGCCACCACATGGTAATCATAAGAATTGGCAATTGAAACAAGCGAATCGACAATCACATCGTGACCTTGTTCATTACCTAAATCGGTAATAAAACTTCTGTCTATCTTTATTTCATCTACTGGGAAGTTGATCAATTGTTGAAATGAGGTATAGCCCGTTCCAAAATCATCTAACGATAAACGACACCCAAGTGCTCGTAAATTCTTAATAGTGTTCACACAAACGGCATCCACATCAATTAAAAAGGTCTCTGTGATTTCAATACACAAACGCTCAAATCGAATACCGCTGCGAGCGACTAACGCACTAAAACGATCCACAAACGAGGTATCCATTAGCTCTTGTGAAGAGACATTGATGGACAGCATAAAGTCATTTTCCAAACCGGATGTCGCCACATCATTCAATGCCATGTTAATGACCATAGAATCAATATCTCGAACCAAACCTCGCTCTTCGGCGACTGAGACATAAACTTCTGGAGACATATTTTTCAAATCGCCAAAATCACTTCTTAACAAAGCCTCGACACCAACAATTTTATGCTGAGACGCACTAAAGATCGGCATATACAAAAGATAAAAAGCGTTCTCTTCAATGGCTTGGATAATTTGCTTCTCTATCGCGCTTTTTTGCTCGGCTAATTGACTAATTTCATTACTAAACAGCTGGATTCTTTCGTCTTTGTTTAGAATGGCTTGACTGGCGATTTCTGCCCTTTCCAACACCAGCTGACTATTAGCGGGAACCGACTTCTCAATAGATGCACCAATTTTAATGTCTAAACAAAGCTCACCTAATCCAACCACAGTAATAGGTGACAATAATGAACGAATCAATTTTTCTTCATCCTCTGCGGACAAGGCTTTGCGTCTTCGAACAAAAATCAGTTCGTCATGACTCAGTCGGGCACTGATGTAAAAATAACTCCGAAAGAAGACCAAATGATTTTGGACGATATCTTGAAGCAAGGTATTCGACATAGTGAGGCCAAAATTACGAACTAAGCTGTTCCAATTTATGATCTTCACACGGTAAAAAATCGCCTGACGCCCTAAGAGTTTTTGATATTTATGCTCAAATCCATTGACGTTAAAAAGAGTTGAATTGTGGTCATGGTAAGCCTGATTTTTTATTCTTTTCGCTTCTCGATATCGAAAAATGCAATAAAAACACAAGCCAAAAATAAGCCAGCTGTAGAACAAGATCATGTAAAGCGTATGCTTTTCAAGGTACATGCCCGATACTTTAAGATCAGTAACACTAAGCCGATAGGTTCGTTGGTCTTGCAATGGCAAATTATGCACAAAAAACTCAAAACTGTGCACACTGCTTAAATCCACATAGGAAAGATCAAATGGAATATTGTGCATGTCTTCCCACCAGGTTTCAACCTTAAAACGGGATAATGGCACCTGAATAAAACCATTACGATCGACTCGAACAGCATGAAATTTATAATCTTTAACAACATCAGGAGAGGCTATACTCTCATCAAGGTAACTCTTTACAAAGATACGTACACGGCCATCAAAACCTTCCGCTGTCGATTCTGCGCGAAGTTTGAAAGAAAGAAAATCATAAGTATCTAAAGGAAATCCCTTATCTTCCACTTTTGGCAAGACTAACACCAAACCACACAAATTATTTTCTG
Coding sequences within it:
- the recC gene encoding exodeoxyribonuclease V subunit gamma, which encodes MFRLYTGNRLEDLAVLLAKILAVSPPDNPFDDEHILVQNPGMAQWLKMRLAESHSISAGLTFPLPSTFVWHTFKQALSDIPPQSEFNKPFLVWRLMRILEFRLAEPEFAALAWYLSEDDSQVRCFQLCSSIADIYDQYLVYRPDWIAAWEANHVDDPFLQQHFLEQPWQAILWRDLVSDISQQGASLYHRGNLIEALTEACASGVRPSGVPERIFIFGVSSLPPNTLESLRVLADSGWIEMHLFLQNPCRFYWGDIVDKHYLGREIKRQNVKPGLRLEALHLDANPLLASWGRLGRDYIGQLQDIANDELEVFEDYQTSDRSGLLQWVQQDVLTLENHGAQQETDLHLSNSGYRHPIAADDQSIRVHVCHSPLREVEVLHDQLLDMFERDPQLTPKDIIVMLPDVNTYSPFVRAVFGQAEGNKHIPFALIDQSGGMENPIVDAYLYLLGLGESRFTLSELISVLEVPAVMARFDLSAHELDRIRQWSVEVGIRWGLDEQTAQQHQLPKQVSHTWLNGVRRMLLGYAMGHDHIWQETLSYGDVEGLEAVVAGKLAEFLALIHQAQESLQQPLQPSGWVKTLYALADDFFLLEEQDTFRELLSNQLDALMSEWQHAQYNDVLDQLVVRQLLAPRLQESQGSQRFLAGRVNFCTLMPMRSVPFKVICVLGLNEGDYPRSVAPMGFDLMVGHYRSGDRSRREDDKYLFLEALMSAREVFYLSYVGRSIQDNSEKNPSILLSELLEYLGQSCVFDEDQDLAPDSSQQAFLHKVVTEHPLQPFNRLYYQMGNSPSVFYSFNQHWLPALMTKKQDVERDVSPLATFEQGTDTLALDEIVRFMSHPTRYFTQRRLKAYLSLKEEQELEDEPFTLDGLTGYQLKDALLQAMLNGEEQVFLQRLALTGVMPYGAFGRLSLAQSQQQCRQLYQVLQGYDLAKLPPLEVHLSLGALTLQTWLDMPTATTRLSYRMGDVSANQKMRFWIEHLALCAQGTAKQHHLINLLKTGKLLEHEFVILPPNEAQVHLLELTALLQSGLSQPLPLPAKSADAWCKSYCASKTAEDHDAAWSQALKTYQESTSAFTSSEVEDAYWQRYFPDLTAHKAHFVCLCEQVWLPMHRHLEQAE
- a CDS encoding EAL and HDOD domain-containing protein, whose product is MIDFPTVLDDLMMAQQPILKRNKEIFGYELLFRGMDAQKAQFSDGELATSQVLVNLCIGITKLESQLKKPFFVNMTTELMLSDAFLPIDHDTVYIEILESQRLTPEFYQAVEKWRVAGYRFALDDYQFKADYEALLPWVSIVKVDVLATPPEKYMAEIAALKRRGMVLLAEKVENEAMFKLCKKLGFDLFQGYFLQRPELIKGKKIDSATHGAIELVNALQDKDISIDEISQLVEKNPKLSYQLLRILNSPVCGIAKKVVSIKEAVIFLGLVKLKRWALLITLTSSTSQPNALLKVLLTRARYCQLLAEKEQASLSESAFMVGLMSGIDAVFNVEKQVILEQTALENDVLDAILHQSGELGHYLTLAISCEEQQWQHIETLNKTPLSELNRAFLDAMLWSDEVMRSIS
- a CDS encoding acyl-CoA thioesterase, with product MSNPEIKAKGRLTTRTVAMPADTNPAGDIFGGWVVSQMDIAAGICAGQRAQSRVVTVALDGMSFIRPVKVGDILGVYTRVESVGRTSMNIMVEAWVRRGRIGHREKVTEGLFKFVAIDESGHSMPIPKEEDLPDYVTQGFEEF
- a CDS encoding OsmC family protein — translated: MAKYTAQVVWTRQEDELFTDNRYSRGHYWLFDGGVKLPASSSSHIVPRYSVDENVDPEEAFVASLSSCHMLFFLSIAAQKGFIIDEYRDDAVGVMAKNDAGKMAMTEVILRPRVTFSGDLHADFAMLEHLHHLSHEECFIANSVHTKVMTEIQMS
- a CDS encoding EAL domain-containing protein; the encoded protein is MPSGQNSSLQSTTDGETFGYQVTCQPLNQPENNLCGLVLVLPKVEDKGFPLDTYDFLSFKLRAESTAEGFDGRVRIFVKSYLDESIASPDVVKDYKFHAVRVDRNGFIQVPLSRFKVETWWEDMHNIPFDLSYVDLSSVHSFEFFVHNLPLQDQRTYRLSVTDLKVSGMYLEKHTLYMILFYSWLIFGLCFYCIFRYREAKRIKNQAYHDHNSTLFNVNGFEHKYQKLLGRQAIFYRVKIINWNSLVRNFGLTMSNTLLQDIVQNHLVFFRSYFYISARLSHDELIFVRRRKALSAEDEEKLIRSLLSPITVVGLGELCLDIKIGASIEKSVPANSQLVLERAEIASQAILNKDERIQLFSNEISQLAEQKSAIEKQIIQAIEENAFYLLYMPIFSASQHKIVGVEALLRSDFGDLKNMSPEVYVSVAEERGLVRDIDSMVINMALNDVATSGLENDFMLSINVSSQELMDTSFVDRFSALVARSGIRFERLCIEITETFLIDVDAVCVNTIKNLRALGCRLSLDDFGTGYTSFQQLINFPVDEIKIDRSFITDLGNEQGHDVIVDSLVSIANSYDYHVVAEGVESKLLYDRLVTKGCDLMQGYYISKPISLAELVILNQQIVSGEVTL